One window of Agromyces rhizosphaerae genomic DNA carries:
- a CDS encoding WhiB family transcriptional regulator, translating into MAVPEYRSGVPDDWFIDPVKLGVPGVRAQTDDNPLSWQTDALCAQTDPEAFFPEKGGSTRDAKKICTTCEVRSQCLEYALENDERFGIWGGLSERERRKLRRRAV; encoded by the coding sequence ATGGCTGTTCCTGAGTATCGTTCTGGCGTACCGGACGACTGGTTCATCGACCCCGTGAAGCTCGGGGTGCCGGGGGTTCGCGCACAGACCGACGACAATCCGCTGTCCTGGCAGACCGACGCGTTGTGCGCCCAGACCGATCCCGAGGCGTTCTTCCCCGAGAAGGGCGGCTCGACGCGCGACGCCAAGAAGATCTGCACCACGTGCGAGGTGCGCTCGCAGTGCCTCGAGTACGCGCTCGAGAACGACGAGCGCTTCGGCATCTGGGGCGGGCTATCGGAGCGCGAGCGGCGCAAGCTCCGCCGTCGGGCGGTCTGA